In Betta splendens chromosome 19, fBetSpl5.4, whole genome shotgun sequence, the following proteins share a genomic window:
- the LOC114845418 gene encoding uncharacterized protein LOC114845418 isoform X1, producing the protein MADDAPAPSGERNAGFAVIVGAVGPGGAKCSRIGRKVAAMLRGRVHSRDPTSNGTPRCRQRRRSAERAAQSSCVIIARKSRKEPEPPQRSWSLLAPHAASGSPKRCSCPPIGVCHPPSHSASSSSSSSSCSSPPPVPTSVITGRDPLGWKLHPKPGSPSPRARAKRLSLQSPLPVFCPDPKPSPAPGSRSHGTPTADPSVQTRPPLPLDPPRRRHSDSSAFRGPPPAFAAPAVTLEDLCAVRLRPTPPPEGPDDVFSDATEGQGKPRRTPPPVPGKSFMARQVAQLIAQSRRRQRAAARPVKAEGDACGADCKRAQAAERAGLRLDASCTSEPLGSRFPDREA; encoded by the exons ATGGCCGACGACGCGCCGGCTCCTTCGGGCGAGCGAAACGCCGGCTTCGCCGTCATCGTCGGCGCCGTCGGCCCCGGCGGCGCCAAATGCAGCCGGATCGGTAGGAAGGTGGCTGCCATGCTGAGGGGCAGGGTGCACAGCCGGGACCCCACCTCTAATGGGACGCCACGCTGTCGCCAGCGGCGGCGGTCGGCCGAACGCGCGGCCCAGTCCTCCTGCGTCATCATAgcgaggaagagcaggaaggaaCCAGAGCCTCCTCAGCGCAGCTGGTCCCTCCTCGCACCCCACGCAGCCTCCGGGTCTCCAAAGCGCTGCTCCTGCCCCCCCATCGGGGTCTGTCACCCGCCCTctcactctgcctcctcctcctcttcctcctcctcttgctcctctcctcctcctgtgccgACGTCCGTCATCACCGGCCGCGACCCGCTCGGCTGGAAGTTGCACCCCAAGCCCggctccccctccccccgtgcCCGCGCCAAGCGGTTGTCTCTGCAGAGCCCCCTGCCGGTTTTCTGTCCCGACCCCAAACCGAGTCCCGCACCCGGCTCGCGGTCCCACGGCACTCCAACCGCAGACCCCTCGGTCCAGACCCGGCCCCCTCTCCCGCTCGATCCGCCCCGCCGCCGCCACTCGGACTCCTCCGCCTTCCGCGGACCCCCGCCGGCCTTCGCGGCGCCTGCGGTGACGCTCGAGGACCTCTGCGCTGTGCGCCTCCGCCCGACCCCCCCTCCGGAGGGGCCCGACGACGTCTTCAGTGATGCCACCGAAGGGCAGGGGAAGCCGCGCAGGACGCCGCCGCCCGTGCCGGGCAAATCCTTCATGGCGAGACAAGTAGCGCAGCTGATAGCTCAGTCGCGCCGGCGCCAACGAGCCGCGGCGCGACCCGTCAAAGCTGAGGGAGACGCGTGTGGTGCTGACTGCAAGAGAGCGCAAGCAGCAGAACGCG CAGGGCTGCGACTGGACGCCAGCTGCACCAGCGAGCCGCTCGGCTCCCGGTTCCCGGACAGAGAGGCGTGA
- the LOC114845418 gene encoding uncharacterized protein LOC114845418 isoform X2, with amino-acid sequence MADDAPAPSGERNAGFAVIVGAVGPGGAKCSRIGRKVAAMLRGRVHSRDPTSNGTPRCRQRRRSAERAAQSSCVIIARKSRKEPEPPQRSWSLLAPHAASGSPKRCSCPPIGVCHPPSHSASSSSSSSSCSSPPPVPTSVITGRDPLGWKLHPKPGSPSPRARAKRLSLQSPLPVFCPDPKPSPAPGSRSHGTPTADPSVQTRPPLPLDPPRRRHSDSSAFRGPPPAFAAPAVTLEDLCAVRLRPTPPPEGPDDVFSDATEGQGKPRRTPPPVPGKSFMARQVAQLIAQSRRRQRAAARPVKAEGDACGADCKRAQAAERGLRLDASCTSEPLGSRFPDREA; translated from the exons ATGGCCGACGACGCGCCGGCTCCTTCGGGCGAGCGAAACGCCGGCTTCGCCGTCATCGTCGGCGCCGTCGGCCCCGGCGGCGCCAAATGCAGCCGGATCGGTAGGAAGGTGGCTGCCATGCTGAGGGGCAGGGTGCACAGCCGGGACCCCACCTCTAATGGGACGCCACGCTGTCGCCAGCGGCGGCGGTCGGCCGAACGCGCGGCCCAGTCCTCCTGCGTCATCATAgcgaggaagagcaggaaggaaCCAGAGCCTCCTCAGCGCAGCTGGTCCCTCCTCGCACCCCACGCAGCCTCCGGGTCTCCAAAGCGCTGCTCCTGCCCCCCCATCGGGGTCTGTCACCCGCCCTctcactctgcctcctcctcctcttcctcctcctcttgctcctctcctcctcctgtgccgACGTCCGTCATCACCGGCCGCGACCCGCTCGGCTGGAAGTTGCACCCCAAGCCCggctccccctccccccgtgcCCGCGCCAAGCGGTTGTCTCTGCAGAGCCCCCTGCCGGTTTTCTGTCCCGACCCCAAACCGAGTCCCGCACCCGGCTCGCGGTCCCACGGCACTCCAACCGCAGACCCCTCGGTCCAGACCCGGCCCCCTCTCCCGCTCGATCCGCCCCGCCGCCGCCACTCGGACTCCTCCGCCTTCCGCGGACCCCCGCCGGCCTTCGCGGCGCCTGCGGTGACGCTCGAGGACCTCTGCGCTGTGCGCCTCCGCCCGACCCCCCCTCCGGAGGGGCCCGACGACGTCTTCAGTGATGCCACCGAAGGGCAGGGGAAGCCGCGCAGGACGCCGCCGCCCGTGCCGGGCAAATCCTTCATGGCGAGACAAGTAGCGCAGCTGATAGCTCAGTCGCGCCGGCGCCAACGAGCCGCGGCGCGACCCGTCAAAGCTGAGGGAGACGCGTGTGGTGCTGACTGCAAGAGAGCGCAAGCAGCAGAACGCG GGCTGCGACTGGACGCCAGCTGCACCAGCGAGCCGCTCGGCTCCCGGTTCCCGGACAGAGAGGCGTGA